In Vicia villosa cultivar HV-30 ecotype Madison, WI unplaced genomic scaffold, Vvil1.0 ctg.000318F_1_1_3, whole genome shotgun sequence, one DNA window encodes the following:
- the LOC131626704 gene encoding protein CHAPERONE-LIKE PROTEIN OF POR1, chloroplastic-like → MSATTSPIPLRSDRITSGSPFSRPPPVRPLLNPISTKPWGTAPLQRRWRHASTRSVGPVHAGSRADDSAPFEMSVENALKLLGVSEGASFDDILRAKNSIVASCKDDQEAISQVEAAYDMLLMQSLTQRRAGKVVNSSVRYADVKRVQSQVVGSMPQWMQSTMKKPPVSIDSPSTSDFGLQAGVYGALMGLTYLSGSSIPPAGYAGADVPGLILAGSFGASLYFMTKKNVKLGKATVITIGGLVAGAVVGSVVENWLQVDIVPFLGIHSPAAVVSEVIILSQFLVSLYLR, encoded by the exons ATGTCTGCCACAACATCCCCTATCCCCCTCCGGTCCGACCGCATCACTTCCGGTTCACCTTTCTCCAGACCACCACCGGTTCGCCCACTCCTCAACCCGATCTCAACCAAACCGTGGGGCACCGCGCCGCTTCAGAGAAGGTGGAGACACGCGTCAACGAGGAGCGTCGGACCGGTTCACGCAGGCTCCCGAGCTGATGACTCGGCGCCGTTCGAGATGTCGGTGGAGAACGCGCTGAAGCTGTTAGGTGTATCGGAAGGTGCTTCGTTTGATGATATACTGCGCGCTAAAAATTCTATTGTTGCGTCTTGTAAAGATGACCAAGAAGCCATTTCACAG GTCGAGGCTGCATATGACATGTTACTTATGCAGAGCCTAACTCAGCGGCGAGCAGGAAAAGTAGTGAACAGCAGTGTTCGCTATGCTGATGTTAAGCGTGTTCAGTCTCAAGTTGTAGGATCGATGCCTCAATGGATGCAATCCACCATGAAGAAACCACCCGTTTCAATTGACTCACCTTCCACCAGTGATTTTGGTTTACAAGCTGGAGTATATGGTGCACTGATGGGTTTAACCTATCTTAGTGGTTCTTCTATTCCCCCTGCAGGTTACGCCGGGGCCGATGTTCCGGGACTTATCTTGGCTGGTAGTTTTGGAGCTTCCTTGTACTTCATGACCAAAAAGAATGTTAAGTTAG GGAAGGCTACTGTTATAACCATAGGAGGGCTCGTAGCTGGCGCCGTAGTAGGGTCGGTTGTAGAGAACTGGTTGCAGGTCGATATTGTCCCATTTCTGGGCATACACTCCCCTGCTGCGGTTGTTAGCGAAGTCATAATTTTATCCCAATTCTTGGTTTCTCTGTACCTAAGGTAG